GGCCGTCGAAAAACGCCGGGCGGAATCGAGAAAGGCGTGAGATCGATGAAGGCAAGGAAACTGATCGTGGGAGTTCTCGCGGCGCTGGTATCCGTTTCGCCGGCTTTCGCCGCGCCGGCGAAAACGCGGGAACTCTACGCGGCGGATCCCGGCGAAGGCAGGGTGTACAAGCTGGAACCGGGACGGAAGACCGAACTCGGCTTCGAACTTCACGAGGTCAAATCGGGCGGCGAAACGCGGTATTACTGGGCGGCGCTCGATCCGAACGCGACGGACGAGGCGCTTCCCGAGTCCGGCGTGGCGTTTTTTGCGCCGGACGGGCGCCAGAGCGCGCTGCTGCCCTTGCAGGGCGGATTCGACGGCGCCTGCGTGGCCGCTTCGCCTGACGCGGCCAGATTCGTGCTTTCGGTGCCCGACGGCGAGGCCGGGCGCGTCAACCGCGTCTACGATTTTGCGCAGATGAAGCCGCTGACCTCGGTGCGCGGTTCCATCGTCGACTGGGGCGGCCCCGTCTGGGTGGACGAACGCCGCTTCGTCTACACGTCGTTCGACGACGCGAAGATGAAGAAGCCCGGCCTTGAAGGCGCGGAAGCCGGTTATCTCTCCGTGCGCCTTTTCGACGCGGACAGCCGCCGTTCGCAGACGCTCAAAGCGGCCACGCCGACGGACGAGTACGCGATGATGGGTTATTGCGACGGCTTCGTCACCATGGCGCATTATTACGTGGACGACGCGTCGCAGTGGGCGGCCGGCGGCCCCGAGGAAAACGGGGCGCTGCGCTCGGAGCGCACCTATTGCTGGCTGCCGGGCTGGAAGCCCGGCGAGTGGTGGCGGACGCCGAAAGCGGTGTTCAGCGTCGATGCCGAAAACGGCCGCGTGTTTGCCGGCGAGGGGCGCGAGCGCAGGGAATACGCCGTCGAGCTTCGCCAGGGACAGTTCCCGGACGCTTTCTCGCCGTTCGACGACGAAGCGGTGAGGGTGGACTATTACTGGTTCGTCGCCGGCGGCGAAGGGGATCCGGCCGGCGAGATCCCCGTGCTCTACGTCTTCACGCTCTCGCAGGACAACGCCGAGGCCGACGATCCGGCGCTGACGGCGGCTTTTTTCGTGGGCGAGCCGGAGAGGATCCGCGACGTCGGCATCTCGCCCAAGGGCGAGCGCCTGATCGTGGCCGTCGGCGAAGAAGGGTCGCAGGTCCGCGACCTCGAACTGTACCGACTGAGCTATTACGAGCACGAGGCGTTTTGCCACCTGGCGACGCTGCGCCCTGCCTACGGGGCGTTTTACTGGTTCGATCCCTGGCGCGCGGTCTATTCGGCGCTGAACCTCGAGGCCGACCTGCAGAGCGGGCGCGAGCCGGGCTACGCGCTGGACGTGCGCGTGTACGACAGCGCCGTGGGCGAGGATTATCGGATCACGGAGAGTTCGACGCTCGACAGCTATCAGGCCGTGGGGCTGAGCGAAGACGGGGACATCGAGATGGAGCAGATCTCCGTTCCCGATCTGGCGGACTGGAAAGACCCGGGCAGGGAACGGCGCACGCGCCTGAAGGGGCGGATGCCCGCCGCCGGCTAAGACTTGCCGGACGGTAAAAATTCCGCCGCGCTTCGAGGCAGCTGGAAGCGCGGCGGAATTTTTTTTACGCGGGGACGGGCTTATACTATTTCTTGATAAAAAGCGTTAACATAGTTTGCAGGGCGCTGCGAGGGAGTTCAGTCGCTCAGAACTCTCTCGACCGCTGCGCAGTCTGCGCAGCTCGCTTTGTGAATCTCCCCCGCAGCGCCCTTATGTTCGGCCTTTTAGGGCTTGTTTAAAAAACATTTCAGCTTGTATTATTTCAATAAAATAACACTGGCAGCGACAAGAACAAAAGCGAAAAACGAAGCGTCAAGTTTGTCATAGCGGGTGAAAATTCTACGGAACCATTTGATTTTCTGAAAGAAACATTCAACCAAGTGTCGTTCCTTGTAAACATGCTCATCTATAAACCACGGTTCGGGATTATCGCTCTTCGGCGGGATAGTGTAACTTCCCTCCCGAGAAGTAATGTACTCTCTGATGGCTTGCGAACCGTAAGCCTTATCGCCGATGACGTTGCTCCCTCTGATTTCCGCTTGCCCGAGCAAGGACACGGCATGGCGGGAATCGTGGTCATTGCCGGGACTGAGCAGGAGCGCCAGCGGATTGCCTAAACCATCTACTATCGCATGAATTTTCGTATTCTTGCCGCCTCTGGACATGCCAATCGCTTGAGCCCCTTTTTTCCCCCTTCCGGGGTTTTCCCTCTCCCGTTGGCACTTTGATGTACTTTGCAGGACGTGGAGTCGATAGAGAGATTTTCCATGTCGGCATCAGCGCTTAGGGCGGCAAAGATCGCCTCGAATATTCCCCGCTGTTTCCACAGCCTGAAACGTGCGTAAACTGCCTGCCATTTGCCGTAACGCTCCGGAAGATCTCTCCATGGCGCTCCACTTCTGGCAAGCCACAGAATCCCATTGATGATCCTGCGGTTATCGTATTTTGCCGGGCGTCCACGTTGACCTGATTTCGGGTGTTCGGGCGGCAGCATTCTCTTGATTCGATTCCACTCGCTGGAGGTCAGTTCATATCTTCTCTCTTCCATGAGAAAAGTTTAAGCGATTGGATCGATTTAGGCAACTTTGACGTTTTTTAAACAAGCCCTAATTGAGAAATAGTATTATTCGTAGCGCGGCGGCGCGTGACGCTTGGCGTCGGCGTCGCGCTCTTCCAGGCCGTGGATCTCCTTGCCCAGCGAGACGCTGAGCACGACGCGGATGATGACGATGGCGGCGAGGACGCTGACCGTCTGCAGATCGGGGTTGCAGATCGTCAGGATGATGTCGGCGGCGACGAGAAACTGCAGCCCGAGCAGCATGATCTCGCCGAAAGTGCGGCGCAGCCGCAGCCAGCCGCCGCGCATGTCGACGTCGACGCGGTAGTTTTCCAGCGCCAGCGCCACGATGCGGTACAGGGCCAGCAGCACGCCCTAGGCGATGATGAAGATACTGATCAGTTCGATCGCGGACGCGACCCAGCGGGCGATTTCTACGCTCACAATAGTTCCTCCTTACGGGAAACAGCAAATTCATATTTAACGATTCGTTGGTATAATAACCGATTTGGGCGCTGTTGAAAAGAAGCAATTTCCCGTCCGGAAAAATCTGAAGTCTGGGCGGCGGCGCTTCTTTCATCTATAATGGACGGGAGAAACGGCGCCTTTTTGGCGAAAAGAACGGAGCGGAGGAAAAACGATGATCAGGATGATCGCGACCGATCTCGACGGCACGCTGCTGGCCCCCGGCGGCCTGTCCATGCCGGAGCGCAACCGCGCGGCGCTGGAAAAAGCGGCGTCCCTGGGCGTGCGCGTGGTGATCTGCACGGGGCGGCTGTTCGCGGGCGGGCGCAGGTACGCTTTGACGGCGCCGGGCGACCAGCCGGTGATCTGCGTCAACGGCGCGGTCGTGCGCATGAGCCGGTCGGAGACATACCTGCGCCGCGTCGGTCTCGAACCGGGACTGGCGCGCGAGGCGCTGGACCGTTTTCGCGCGGCGGGGGCGAAGCCGTGGTTTTACGTCGGCGACGTCTGCTTCGCCGAAGAAAGCTCCGACGCGCTCGACGCCCTGAAACGGCGCACGGGCGCGTCGGTGGAGCTCGTCCCCGACCTGGCGGCGAAATACGGCGAACGGCCGGAAAAACTTCTCGCGCTTCTGACGCCGCAGCAGGTCGAGGCGCTGCACGGCGATCTGACGGCGCGCTTCGGTCCCCGGCTCTACGTGACGCGCTCCAGCGAGCGCCAGATCGAAGCGCTGGCGCCGCAGGCGAACAAGGGACTGGCGCTGGCGATGGTGGCGCGGCGCTTCGGCGTCGCCCGCGA
This sequence is a window from Pyramidobacter sp. YE332. Protein-coding genes within it:
- a CDS encoding IS5 family transposase (programmed frameshift), with amino-acid sequence MEERRYELTSSEWNRIKRMLPPEHPKSGQRGRPAKYDNRRIINGILWLARSGAPWRDLPERYGKWQAVYARFRLWKQRGIFEAIFAALSADADMENLSIDSTSCKVHQSANGRGKTPEGGKKGQAIGMSRGGKNTKIHAIVDGLGNPLALLLSPGNDHDSRHAVSLLGQAEIRGSNVIGDKAYGSQAIREYITSREGSYTIPPKSDNPEPWFIDEHVYKERHLVECFFQKIKWFRRIFTRYDKLDASFFAFVLVAASVILLK
- a CDS encoding DUF1622 domain-containing protein, which produces MLLALYRIVALALENYRVDVDMRGGWLRLRRTFGEIMLLGLQFLVAADIILTICNPDLQTVSVLAAIVIIRVVLSVSLGKEIHGLEERDADAKRHAPPRYE
- a CDS encoding Cof-type HAD-IIB family hydrolase produces the protein MIRMIATDLDGTLLAPGGLSMPERNRAALEKAASLGVRVVICTGRLFAGGRRYALTAPGDQPVICVNGAVVRMSRSETYLRRVGLEPGLAREALDRFRAAGAKPWFYVGDVCFAEESSDALDALKRRTGASVELVPDLAAKYGERPEKLLALLTPQQVEALHGDLTARFGPRLYVTRSSERQIEALAPQANKGLALAMVARRFGVAREEIAAFGDNYNDLELFRAAGIRVAMENGARELKEQADIIAPPNGEGGVGQIVERLLAQRR